One window of Thalassovita mediterranea genomic DNA carries:
- a CDS encoding peptidylprolyl isomerase, producing the protein MHRHRFSIPALALALGLVLTACNETDPENGVRRPVGFDASAAARVNGDPIYLSDVELEAVAQGRIEPGDSFGPEHEDYQLVLDQLIDQRLLAQEAVRRGLDRTPAAQRRLETARERLLGNFLMEDLVATQVNEEAIDRMYEEQVRLQQLDDEVRIRHILLATQEEAETVLEKARAGEDFTALAFEFSEDTRTRLDGGSFGWVSPNEMVDPFPAVIADTPAGEMSEPFQSEQGWHILKVEQRRTRPPKTREEMRPEIVTYLTFTQISQILQTLRANADIEEREGGMIARDLAEEAGEAAAGETGFGDEDEIGIEGSEGDMEENGLAPAGEDDMETVE; encoded by the coding sequence ATGCATAGGCACCGGTTCTCCATCCCCGCACTCGCGCTTGCTCTCGGCCTCGTGCTGACAGCGTGTAACGAGACTGACCCGGAAAATGGCGTCAGGCGGCCTGTCGGCTTTGATGCGTCAGCTGCCGCAAGGGTAAATGGCGACCCGATCTACCTCTCCGATGTCGAGCTTGAAGCGGTCGCCCAGGGCCGGATCGAACCGGGCGACTCCTTTGGGCCTGAGCATGAAGATTACCAGCTTGTCCTCGACCAGCTGATCGATCAGCGTCTTCTCGCGCAGGAAGCGGTACGCCGCGGCCTCGACCGTACCCCCGCCGCCCAGCGCCGTCTGGAAACCGCGCGTGAGCGCCTGCTCGGCAATTTCCTCATGGAAGACCTTGTCGCCACGCAGGTGAATGAGGAAGCCATCGACCGGATGTATGAAGAGCAGGTGCGCCTGCAGCAGCTCGACGATGAGGTGCGCATCCGCCACATCCTGCTGGCGACACAGGAAGAAGCCGAGACGGTTCTTGAGAAAGCGCGCGCAGGCGAAGACTTCACGGCGCTGGCGTTCGAATTCTCAGAAGATACCCGCACCCGACTCGATGGCGGCTCGTTTGGCTGGGTGTCCCCGAATGAAATGGTCGATCCGTTCCCGGCGGTGATCGCCGATACGCCTGCAGGTGAGATGTCAGAGCCATTCCAGTCCGAGCAGGGCTGGCACATCCTGAAGGTGGAGCAGCGCCGCACCCGACCGCCGAAGACGCGTGAGGAGATGCGCCCTGAAATCGTGACCTACCTCACCTTCACGCAGATCAGCCAGATCCTGCAGACCCTGCGCGCCAATGCTGACATTGAAGAGCGCGAAGGCGGCATGATTGCGCGAGACCTTGCCGAAGAGGCAGGGGAAGCCGCAGCAGGCGAAACCGGCTTTGGTGACGAGGATGAAATCGGCATCGAAGGCAGCGAAGGCGATATGGAAGAGAACGGTCTCGCGCCGGCAGGCGAGGACGATATGGAGACTGTAGAGTGA
- the argJ gene encoding bifunctional glutamate N-acetyltransferase/amino-acid acetyltransferase ArgJ, giving the protein MKLTPSPFAPEAFPKLPEVKGVQAATASRGFYARRGIQRDDVFLFLMPEGTSAAGVFTRSLTASADVEWCREALKACGGHGRAVVANSGNSNAFTGKAGKLKNEATLAAMTKTLGVPKEACFLAATGVIGEPLADPNFVGEMLPELHGKLGPADWEACARAFMTTDTYPKGAGATTEIDGTPVAISGILKGSGMIMPNMATMLCYVFTDAAIAPALLDQLLRETVDPTLNSVTVDGDTSTSDTCMLFATGASGAPMIEEASDPRLAGFRTALMDVFRDLAHQLVKDGEGASKFVEICVENAVSQSSAKTIGMHIANSPLIKTAIAAGDANWGRIVMAVGKSLEPIKKDQMQIWFGDHLVADGGMRAPGYDEAVASGHFAGDHISIKVDVAAGDASWTVWTCDLTHGYVDINGAYRT; this is encoded by the coding sequence GTGAAGCTCACCCCATCACCATTTGCGCCTGAGGCTTTTCCGAAGCTTCCAGAGGTCAAAGGCGTACAGGCCGCGACGGCGTCGCGCGGCTTCTATGCACGCCGGGGCATACAGCGCGATGATGTCTTCCTCTTCCTGATGCCGGAAGGCACGTCGGCGGCAGGTGTGTTCACACGTTCGCTGACGGCGTCGGCAGATGTTGAATGGTGCCGCGAGGCGCTGAAGGCGTGCGGCGGGCATGGCCGGGCGGTCGTCGCAAACTCCGGCAACTCCAATGCCTTCACCGGCAAGGCGGGCAAGCTCAAGAATGAAGCGACGCTCGCAGCGATGACGAAGACGCTGGGCGTGCCCAAAGAGGCCTGCTTCCTGGCCGCGACGGGCGTGATCGGGGAGCCGCTGGCCGATCCGAACTTCGTTGGCGAAATGCTGCCTGAGCTTCATGGCAAGCTTGGCCCGGCAGACTGGGAGGCGTGCGCGCGCGCCTTCATGACGACGGACACCTATCCGAAGGGCGCCGGGGCGACCACAGAGATTGACGGGACGCCTGTTGCCATCTCCGGCATCCTCAAGGGCTCCGGCATGATCATGCCGAACATGGCGACCATGCTCTGTTATGTCTTTACCGATGCGGCCATCGCGCCTGCGCTGCTTGACCAGCTGCTGCGTGAGACGGTCGATCCGACGCTGAACTCCGTCACCGTGGACGGCGACACGTCGACGTCTGACACCTGCATGCTGTTTGCGACCGGCGCGTCCGGTGCGCCGATGATCGAGGAGGCCAGCGACCCACGCCTTGCCGGTTTCCGTACGGCGCTGATGGATGTCTTCCGTGATCTTGCTCACCAGCTGGTGAAGGATGGCGAGGGCGCGTCGAAATTCGTCGAGATCTGCGTCGAGAACGCCGTTTCGCAAAGCTCTGCCAAGACGATTGGCATGCACATCGCCAATTCGCCGCTCATCAAGACCGCGATTGCGGCGGGTGACGCAAACTGGGGCCGCATCGTCATGGCGGTCGGCAAGTCGCTGGAACCCATCAAGAAAGACCAGATGCAGATCTGGTTTGGCGACCATCTGGTTGCCGATGGCGGCATGCGCGCGCCGGGTTATGACGAAGCCGTGGCGAGCGGGCACTTTGCGGGCGACCATATCTCTATCAAGGTGGATGTCGCCGCCGGTGATGCGTCCTGGACTGTGTGGACCTGCGATCTCACGCACGGCTATGTCGACATTAACGGCGCCTACCGGACATGA
- the mutT gene encoding 8-oxo-dGTP diphosphatase MutT — translation MSGKVLLVVAAAIFNRQGEILLAQRPEGKSMAGLWEFPGGKLEPGERPEEALCRELKEELQISVEPSALKPITFASFGYPDFHLLMPLYEVRVWQGELAGLEGQQIAWVRPAELGDYDAPPADIPLFEELARRF, via the coding sequence ATGAGCGGCAAGGTGCTGCTCGTGGTCGCTGCGGCGATCTTTAATAGGCAAGGTGAAATCCTTCTCGCCCAGCGCCCGGAAGGGAAATCCATGGCGGGCCTCTGGGAATTTCCGGGCGGCAAGCTGGAGCCAGGTGAGCGGCCTGAAGAGGCGCTTTGCCGGGAGCTGAAAGAAGAGCTCCAGATCAGTGTTGAACCCTCGGCGCTCAAACCGATCACTTTTGCAAGTTTTGGTTATCCTGATTTTCACCTTTTGATGCCACTTTACGAGGTGCGGGTCTGGCAAGGCGAACTTGCCGGGCTCGAAGGACAACAGATTGCCTGGGTGCGCCCGGCAGAGCTGGGTGACTATGATGCTCCGCCTGCCGATATTCCTCTGTTTGAGGAGCTTGCCCGTCGGTTTTGA
- a CDS encoding mechanosensitive ion channel has product MEEFWNNTVTQVQDYGPKVLFALLILIGAYIIGLLFKWAISTAVNKTGFGKGQADPDGKATKSLGDSLGIAAFWIIMLIGVIQALTRLELTQIVQPLNGMLSDVLNYLPNIFGAILIFIVFIIVANVVQKTVKAVFVFADPVPQRLGLADGPVNISGVTATVLAAIVGILGAIAAFDVLAIDAISVPATAMLNEIIGAIPNILIAAILLTVFVIIGRFVHNLILRTLPNFGVDSAVAELGILKSADKGLTASNVIAKGALFFIVLLGLVQAMRALEFDVLTNATYTVLDLAASIVFGAIIIFAGVVIARIVSGAMASSGDGESDTVAKVMKWAIIILATILGISRMELDPTGGEFVLNVAEMLVMGAAIGLAIACGIGFGWGGRDWFAKQLEKWSRKDGTP; this is encoded by the coding sequence ATGGAAGAATTCTGGAATAATACAGTTACTCAGGTGCAGGACTACGGGCCGAAAGTGCTCTTTGCCCTGCTTATCCTGATCGGGGCCTATATTATTGGCCTCCTTTTCAAATGGGCGATCTCCACGGCGGTCAACAAGACCGGCTTTGGCAAGGGCCAGGCTGATCCTGACGGCAAGGCAACCAAGTCGCTAGGCGACAGTCTTGGCATAGCGGCCTTCTGGATCATCATGCTGATTGGTGTCATCCAGGCGCTGACCCGGCTTGAACTGACGCAGATCGTCCAACCGCTGAACGGCATGCTGAGCGACGTGCTCAACTATCTGCCGAACATCTTTGGCGCGATCCTGATCTTCATCGTCTTCATCATTGTGGCCAATGTGGTCCAGAAGACCGTGAAAGCCGTTTTTGTCTTTGCTGACCCCGTGCCACAGCGCCTTGGCTTGGCTGACGGTCCGGTCAATATCTCTGGCGTAACTGCGACAGTGCTCGCCGCCATCGTTGGTATTCTCGGCGCGATTGCTGCGTTCGACGTGCTGGCGATTGATGCGATCTCCGTTCCGGCAACGGCGATGCTGAATGAGATTATCGGCGCGATTCCGAACATACTCATTGCCGCGATCCTGCTGACCGTCTTCGTCATCATTGGCCGCTTCGTGCACAACCTCATCCTGCGCACGTTGCCAAACTTTGGTGTCGACAGTGCGGTGGCTGAGCTTGGTATCCTTAAGAGTGCCGACAAGGGCCTCACGGCGTCGAACGTGATCGCCAAGGGCGCACTGTTCTTCATCGTGCTTCTCGGCCTTGTGCAGGCAATGCGCGCGCTTGAGTTCGATGTCCTGACCAATGCGACCTATACGGTGCTTGATCTGGCCGCATCGATCGTCTTCGGCGCGATCATCATCTTTGCCGGCGTCGTCATCGCCCGCATTGTGAGCGGTGCCATGGCATCCTCCGGTGACGGTGAGAGCGACACAGTCGCAAAGGTCATGAAGTGGGCCATCATCATCCTCGCGACCATCCTTGGTATCTCGCGCATGGAGCTGGACCCAACGGGCGGCGAGTTCGTGCTGAACGTAGCCGAGATGCTCGTCATGGGCGCGGCCATCGGTCTCGCCATTGCGTGTGGCATCGGCTTTGGCTGGGGCGGCCGCGACTGGTTCGCCAAGCAGCTCGAAAAGTGGAGCCGTAAGGACGGCACTCCATAA
- a CDS encoding Flp family type IVb pilin: MFIKPVKKLKSDIEGASAVEYGLLLGLMTILLITALTTVGTKTSDHFNEVENGFSA; encoded by the coding sequence ATGTTCATTAAGCCAGTGAAGAAGCTGAAGTCCGATATCGAAGGCGCCAGTGCCGTCGAATATGGCCTTCTTCTCGGTCTGATGACCATCCTGCTCATCACCGCGCTGACAACGGTCGGCACCAAGACCTCAGACCATTTCAACGAGGTCGAGAACGGCTTCTCTGCCTAG
- a CDS encoding 1-acyl-sn-glycerol-3-phosphate acyltransferase — protein sequence MPDGTVNEAEKGSAFLSNIEESDQHIVDTLIAERCPSFVSHWSWPLTRRVLYKMLGYARAREMADKLMTLNGRDSFDYLASELDVQLDVHHLDRLPERGRCVVAANHPTGLADGVAVWDALIQRRKDVVFFANADAIRVNPRFQDAIIPIEWVADKRSPAKTRETLKRASEAFEAEKCVVIFPSGKLAKKIDGVLTEQAWFPTVVSLARKQGAPIVPLNVKAENSKLFYRLSQINGELRDITLFHELLNKKRARFELTFGKPIPTYSLMGDAGQVTEALKHHVSYTLGEKPDAEFGTEVLSPS from the coding sequence ATGCCGGATGGCACTGTAAACGAAGCAGAAAAAGGTTCAGCTTTCCTCAGCAACATTGAGGAAAGCGATCAACATATTGTCGACACGCTGATTGCCGAACGCTGTCCGAGTTTCGTGTCGCACTGGTCCTGGCCGTTAACGCGGCGGGTGCTCTACAAGATGCTCGGCTATGCACGGGCGCGCGAAATGGCGGACAAGCTCATGACGCTGAATGGGCGCGATTCGTTTGACTATCTCGCGAGCGAGCTCGACGTTCAGCTGGACGTGCATCACCTGGACCGCCTGCCGGAGCGCGGCCGCTGTGTCGTTGCTGCGAACCATCCCACCGGTCTCGCCGATGGCGTCGCGGTGTGGGACGCGCTGATCCAGCGGCGCAAGGATGTGGTGTTCTTTGCAAATGCGGACGCCATCCGGGTCAATCCGCGCTTTCAGGATGCGATCATCCCGATTGAATGGGTCGCCGACAAGCGCAGCCCCGCCAAGACACGCGAAACGCTCAAACGCGCTTCAGAAGCTTTCGAGGCGGAAAAGTGCGTGGTTATCTTTCCCTCCGGCAAGCTCGCCAAGAAGATTGACGGTGTGCTGACCGAGCAGGCCTGGTTCCCCACTGTGGTGAGCCTTGCCCGCAAACAGGGCGCCCCCATCGTGCCGCTGAATGTAAAAGCCGAGAACTCGAAACTCTTCTACCGCCTCAGCCAGATCAATGGTGAGCTACGCGACATCACGCTGTTCCACGAACTCCTCAACAAGAAGCGCGCCCGCTTCGAGCTTACCTTTGGCAAGCCGATCCCGACCTATTCGCTGATGGGTGATGCGGGGCAGGTCACCGAAGCGCTGAAGCACCATGTCTCCTACACGCTCGGCGAGAAACCAGACGCTGAATTTGGAACTGAAGTCCTCAGCCCTAGTTGA
- a CDS encoding epoxide hydrolase, which yields MSKVTPFTVNVPDDVLARIRARVEAYRWFPAPSIGDEWAFGMSTAFLKDIQAYWLEQYDWRAAEKTLNAWPQFTTEIDGLDIHFLHVVGEAGGKRPLLLTHGWPGSVYEFYDAIGPLAYPSKHGGKAEDAFDLVIPSLPGYGFSGKPAAPTGQQATAKMWDTLMRERLGYDTYLAQGGDWGGLVTSLLGLNHGVDSGGGCKAIHLNMIGHQPADRTPRTDEEKTWVAASQAAMQAEGAYLMEQATKPQTLAMALMDSPMGTAAWILEKFHGWSDRSRGKLTDIYSRDQLLTNVMIYLVNDAIATSVWYYAALFLEGGAQLKPDQKVNVPTGIADYPGETIYRTPPRSWCERIYNVAYWSDMKEGGHFAAMEVPDLYVEDVRAWARTVS from the coding sequence ATGAGCAAGGTCACCCCTTTCACCGTAAATGTGCCCGATGACGTGCTCGCGCGCATTCGGGCACGGGTCGAAGCCTATCGCTGGTTTCCCGCCCCCTCCATCGGTGATGAGTGGGCGTTCGGCATGTCGACCGCCTTCCTGAAAGACATACAGGCCTACTGGCTGGAGCAGTATGACTGGCGCGCGGCGGAGAAGACGCTCAATGCCTGGCCGCAATTTACGACAGAGATCGATGGCCTCGACATCCACTTCCTGCATGTGGTGGGCGAGGCTGGCGGCAAGCGCCCCCTCCTGCTGACGCATGGCTGGCCGGGGTCAGTCTATGAGTTCTACGACGCTATCGGTCCGCTGGCCTATCCATCGAAACATGGCGGTAAGGCCGAGGATGCCTTCGACCTCGTGATCCCGTCACTGCCCGGCTATGGCTTTTCGGGCAAACCGGCTGCGCCAACGGGCCAGCAGGCGACGGCGAAGATGTGGGACACGCTGATGCGTGAGCGTCTTGGATATGACACCTATCTGGCGCAGGGCGGTGACTGGGGCGGGCTGGTGACCTCGCTACTTGGCCTCAATCATGGCGTCGATAGCGGCGGTGGCTGCAAGGCGATCCACCTCAACATGATCGGCCATCAGCCAGCCGACCGGACCCCGCGCACCGATGAAGAGAAGACATGGGTTGCCGCTTCGCAGGCAGCCATGCAGGCCGAGGGCGCCTATCTGATGGAACAGGCGACCAAGCCGCAGACGCTGGCCATGGCGCTGATGGACAGCCCGATGGGCACCGCAGCCTGGATACTGGAGAAGTTTCACGGCTGGAGTGACCGCAGCCGGGGCAAGCTCACCGATATCTACTCGCGCGACCAGCTCCTGACCAATGTGATGATCTATCTGGTGAATGACGCGATCGCGACATCGGTCTGGTACTACGCCGCACTGTTCCTTGAAGGCGGCGCGCAGCTGAAACCAGACCAGAAGGTCAATGTGCCGACGGGGATCGCAGATTATCCGGGAGAAACAATCTACAGGACGCCGCCGCGCAGCTGGTGCGAGCGGATCTACAATGTCGCCTATTGGTCAGACATGAAGGAAGGCGGTCACTTCGCAGCGATGGAAGTGCCGGACCTGTATGTCGAGGATGTGAGGGCGTGGGCCCGGACAGTCAGCTAG
- the secA gene encoding preprotein translocase subunit SecA — translation MLSLARKMFGSANDRKIKPMRKSVERINALEPQMQALSDEELKAKTAAFRERLDKGETLDDLLEEAFAVVREGSVRALGMRHFDVQLIGGMVLHKGAIAEMRTGEGKTLVATLAVYLNALAGKGVHVITVNDYLASRDAEWMGKLYGFLGMTTGTIVHGLNDGERKAAYACDITYGTNNEFGFDYLRDNMKYSLDQMAQRGHAYAIVDEVDSILIDEARTPLIISGPTDDRSELYRTINDLIPKLNDETDIELDEKQRSVIFTEEGMEKMERMLEESGMLEGNLWDPQNVSIVHHSNQALRAHKLFHRDKQYLMKDGQVMLVDEFTGRMMEGRRLSEGLHQAIEAKEGVDIKPENQTLASITFQNYFRLYNKLAGMTGTAITEAAEFADIYKLEVFQLPTNKPIQRIDDDDVVYRVASAKYQEIVKEVRDARSKGQPILLGTASIEKSEIISTLLTQAKIPHKVLNARHHEQEAEIIADAGLPGAVTVATNMAGRGTDIQLGGNLEMRLWKAVDAFKEKHGRDPSREEEEAMEAEIKTEIQAGKKEALDAGGLFVLGTERHESRRIDNQLRGRTGRQGDPGKSKFFISVEDDLMRVFAADRLNSIMKSLGIKEDEGITHPWMNKAIETSQKKIEERNFEIRKNVLKYDDVINDQRKAIFEQRREFMNAEQVTEEVTDMRHDIIDEWVEEAMPEKAFAEQWDVEGLTETLKNELGLDLPIAEWASEEGVANAEIAERVRKASDEAFEQKVKLAGAEQIRNVEKQVLLQVLDSKWRNHLQQIDQLRSVIHLRSYGQRDPLNEFKEEAFKLFNELLSTLRHEVTRILMNIRITPPSDEAQRAAARARDEEALAAARASILSRENLRETHLNPDTGDNEMTPDVVEGPNDPHDGPPLHQAEDDWSQTPRNAACPCGSGKKYKHCHGSLSPAGTQRA, via the coding sequence ATGCTCTCCCTTGCCCGCAAAATGTTCGGCTCCGCCAACGACAGAAAGATCAAGCCGATGCGCAAGAGCGTCGAGCGGATCAATGCTCTGGAGCCGCAAATGCAGGCGCTCTCCGACGAGGAGCTGAAAGCCAAGACTGCCGCTTTCCGCGAGCGCCTCGACAAGGGCGAAACACTGGACGACCTTCTGGAAGAAGCCTTCGCCGTCGTGCGTGAGGGATCTGTCCGCGCGCTCGGTATGCGCCACTTCGACGTGCAGCTGATCGGCGGCATGGTGCTTCACAAGGGCGCCATTGCAGAGATGCGCACCGGTGAGGGCAAGACGCTGGTGGCAACGCTCGCCGTCTATCTCAACGCGCTCGCCGGCAAGGGCGTGCACGTCATCACCGTCAACGACTACCTCGCCAGCCGCGACGCGGAATGGATGGGCAAGCTCTACGGCTTCCTTGGCATGACGACCGGCACCATTGTGCATGGCCTCAATGATGGTGAGCGCAAGGCGGCTTATGCCTGCGACATCACTTATGGCACGAACAATGAGTTCGGCTTCGACTATCTGCGCGACAATATGAAATACTCCCTCGACCAGATGGCTCAGCGCGGTCACGCCTATGCCATCGTCGATGAGGTCGACTCCATCCTGATCGACGAAGCGCGCACCCCGCTGATCATTTCCGGCCCGACTGACGACCGCTCAGAGCTTTACCGCACCATCAACGACCTCATCCCGAAGCTGAACGACGAGACCGATATCGAGCTCGACGAGAAGCAGCGCTCTGTCATCTTCACCGAAGAAGGCATGGAGAAGATGGAGCGCATGCTGGAAGAGTCCGGCATGCTGGAAGGCAATCTCTGGGACCCGCAGAACGTCTCCATCGTCCACCATTCGAACCAGGCCCTGCGCGCCCACAAGCTGTTCCACCGTGACAAGCAATACCTGATGAAAGACGGCCAGGTCATGCTGGTCGACGAGTTCACGGGCCGCATGATGGAAGGCCGCCGCCTTTCTGAAGGCCTGCACCAGGCCATCGAGGCCAAGGAAGGCGTCGACATCAAGCCAGAGAACCAGACTCTGGCGTCCATCACCTTCCAGAACTATTTCCGCCTCTACAACAAGCTCGCCGGCATGACCGGTACGGCCATCACCGAAGCGGCCGAGTTTGCAGACATCTACAAGCTGGAAGTCTTCCAGCTGCCGACCAACAAGCCGATCCAGCGTATTGATGATGATGACGTCGTCTACCGGGTTGCCTCCGCGAAATATCAGGAGATCGTCAAGGAAGTGCGCGACGCCCGGTCCAAGGGCCAGCCAATCCTGCTCGGTACCGCCTCGATCGAGAAGTCCGAGATCATCTCCACCCTGCTCACGCAGGCCAAGATCCCGCACAAGGTGCTGAACGCACGCCACCACGAGCAGGAAGCCGAAATCATCGCCGATGCTGGTCTTCCGGGCGCCGTGACGGTCGCCACCAACATGGCTGGCCGCGGTACTGACATCCAGCTTGGCGGCAACCTCGAAATGCGTCTCTGGAAGGCCGTTGACGCGTTCAAGGAAAAGCATGGCCGGGATCCTTCCCGTGAGGAAGAAGAAGCCATGGAAGCCGAGATCAAGACCGAGATCCAGGCTGGCAAGAAAGAGGCCCTCGATGCAGGCGGCCTCTTCGTTCTCGGTACAGAGCGCCACGAAAGCCGCCGGATCGATAACCAGCTGCGCGGCCGGACGGGCCGTCAGGGTGACCCGGGTAAATCGAAATTCTTTATCTCCGTCGAAGACGACCTCATGCGTGTCTTTGCGGCTGACCGCCTGAACTCGATCATGAAGAGCCTCGGCATCAAGGAAGATGAGGGCATCACACACCCGTGGATGAACAAGGCGATCGAGACTTCGCAGAAGAAGATCGAGGAACGCAACTTCGAGATCCGTAAGAACGTCCTTAAATATGACGACGTCATCAATGATCAGCGCAAGGCCATCTTCGAGCAGCGCCGCGAGTTCATGAATGCCGAACAGGTCACTGAAGAAGTGACCGACATGCGCCACGACATCATCGATGAATGGGTCGAAGAGGCGATGCCGGAGAAGGCATTCGCTGAGCAGTGGGACGTTGAAGGCCTCACTGAAACGCTGAAGAATGAGCTCGGCCTCGACCTGCCGATTGCCGAATGGGCGTCTGAAGAAGGCGTCGCGAATGCCGAGATCGCCGAGCGTGTCCGCAAGGCGTCCGACGAAGCCTTCGAGCAGAAGGTGAAGCTCGCTGGCGCCGAACAGATCCGCAATGTCGAGAAACAGGTCCTGCTCCAGGTCCTCGACAGCAAGTGGCGCAACCACCTGCAGCAGATCGACCAGCTGCGTTCGGTCATTCACCTGCGCTCCTACGGCCAGCGCGACCCGCTGAACGAGTTCAAGGAAGAAGCCTTCAAGCTCTTCAACGAACTGCTGAGCACGCTGCGCCACGAAGTGACGCGCATCCTGATGAATATCCGCATCACGCCGCCATCGGACGAGGCACAGCGTGCTGCAGCCCGCGCGCGCGACGAGGAAGCGCTCGCAGCCGCTCGCGCCTCCATCCTGTCACGTGAAAATCTGCGCGAAACGCACCTCAACCCTGATACCGGCGACAATGAAATGACGCCTGACGTGGTTGAAGGCCCGAACGATCCGCATGACGGCCCGCCATTGCACCAGGCAGAGGATGACTGGTCGCAGACCCCGCGGAACGCGGCGTGCCCATGCGGCTCTGGCAAGAAGTACAAGCACTGCCACGGCTCACTCAGCCCGGCAGGTACGCAGCGCGCTTAA